CTGTCCGGGAAGAGGCGGAACCCGTCTGGAAAAAGACAGAGGAAAAGCTCCTGAAAGgggcttaaaaagaaaaaaaaattggaaagtgCTGGGGGAGGAACCAGGGGCCATTTGCTCTCCTCATTGGCTGGAACCCTTGCCGTGGCCACGCCCCTATATTCCTAACCTCCCCCCGTGACCTTGAGCCCCTCCCCTTCCCCTGAAACCTGCTGGCAGTCCCACCCTTTTTCCTAGTACTTCCTGTTGCCGGCTAACCCTGGCCTGGGGTCGGGGGCCGAACGGTGACCGTGGCTTGAGTGACCTTGAGCGGCCGCGCGAATCGGAACGGACCGCAAAGCGGGACGCCAGGCAGGAGCGGCAGCGCTTGGCCCGGGCGCAGCCTGCGCTGCATTCCGGCGGGCGACGGGGCTGGGGCTGACTCCTTTCTCAGGATGccgggggaggaggaggagcggGCCTTCCTGGAGGCGCGCGAGGAACTGGCGAGCGCTCTGCGGAGGGATTCCGGGCAGACGTTTTCCCTGGAGCAGCTCCGGCCTCTACTGACCACCTCTCTGCCGCCGGCCGCCCGCTACCTGCAGCTAGACGCTGCACGCCTGGTCCGATGCAACGCTCATGGGGAGGTGAGACCCAGCCTCGCTCGGGAGGAGGACATAGGGTCTGGGGCTGGGGCCAGGCTCATCGGTCTCTGCTCTCTGACTGCTTCCAGCCCCGCCACTACCTCAGCCGCCTCTCCACGGCCCTGAACATCCTGGAGAAATATGGCCGAAACCTGCTCAACCCTCAGCGGCCCCGGTACTGGCGCGGGGTCAAGTTTAATAACCCTGTCTTTCGCAGTACGGTGGATGCTGTGCAGGTGAAACCCCTGGGCCTTGGGAGAGATGGGGACTGGGTCAGGCCGAGACTGCTGAATCGGGAGGGGTCCAGCCCTTTTGGGAGAGGGAGCCTGCTGGGTGGTGACTTTGGTTGTGAATGTGTGACAGGGGGGCCGAGATGTGCTGCGATTGTATGGCTACACGGAGGAGCATCGAGATGGGCTGAGCTTCCCCGAGGGGCAGGAGGAGCCAGATGAGCACCAGGTTGCTGCAGTCACACTGGAAGTACTGCTGCTTCGGACCGAGCTCAGCCTGCTGATGGAGGTGAGGTTCTCAAGTCCTGAGGACTCAGCCAGCCTAACGCAGAAGCCAATCTGGGGAACCCCATGCTGCTGAGACATGGGCATATTCCCCACAGCAACCTGGTAGCTCCCCACACTGTTCTTGCTCCTGTAAATGTTGGGGGACTGGGCTTAGAGGAGGGCTTTGTTCAGCGGTTCTCGGTGAGAACTCCTTTTGTCTTGTTTTCAGAATACCCACCCACAACAGCAGGCACTGGAGCAGCTGCTGAAAGACAAGGTTGAAGACAACGTAAGGAAGGAAGGGAGCCGGGGTTGTGGGACTCTCTGTCCTCAAACACTTGCCCATTCTCTGCCACTCCTTCCTCAGATGCTGCAGCTTTCGGAGTTTACCCCCCTACTGAGAGAGATTGCGCCTGGACCCCTCACCACACCCTCAGCCCCAGGTATTCTTGTAGGTTTGTGGGAAGGAGGGGATAGTAGACCCCATCCGTTGAAGGAAATTTGGGGCCTTTTTATATCTTTCTTGGGTATCTTTGTTTCTTTCCTTAAGGAGATAAAAATTGTTTTCTTGGGTCCAGACATATTGAAAAATAGTCTTGGGACTTGTCTCCTCTCTTGCAACAGATTCAGACGTAACCTGGTCTTTTTCAGAAATATGTTCTACTCTTTCTCCCGTCTTCCAGGCTCCTCTCCTGGCCCCTGCTTCCTCTGTGGTTCTGCCCCAGGCACACTGTACTGTCCAGCCTGTAAACAGATCTTGTGCTCAGCCTGTGATTCTCTCTTCCACGGGCACCCATCCCGTGCCCATCACTTCCGCCAGACCCTGCCTGGGACCCTCCATGCCACCACCCTGATCCCCAGGTGACAGGCCTTTTGTTTTGGTTGGGAGTGAAGCTGAGAGAACTTAAGGGTGAAGGTCACTTGACTACCCCATGCTAGTTTCTGTGCGAAAGACTATAACGAGGGCAAGCAGCCAGTCACTGCCCTCAAAGTAGTTATAGATAACATGCATCAAGCAAGTAGTGGTCATAGAAAATAGACTATGGTGTGCAAATAGGTAGCAGGAGGATGCAGCCTAGTTAGAAGGGTTCGCTCAATCAGTCATGAGTTTTCAAGTAACTAGAATGAGTCAAGCATGTATAGGGATGTCTCTCAGGAAGAAGTGAGCTTTAGGTTCTCACTTTAACATTGGACAGGCTGTGGGTATggaagtgttccaggcagagagaacaatATGTATGAAGCCCAGAGCCATGTATCGTTCTGTGAGGAATGGGGGATACCCAGGAGCGAGGATCCCAGATCTCATTTCAGCAGGCCATGTTTGCTTTTCCATTACAGCTTGTCTGCCCAAGCCCTACCACGGCCCCAGTCGACCTCTCTGCTGGCCCTGGGAGACAGCGCTCTTCTTTCCCCTGATCCTGCAAGTGCCCGTCTGCCCTGGCACTGTGCTGCCTGTACCATGCAAAATAAGCCTTGGGCAGTGCTTTGTTTGGCCTGTGATCGGCCCCGAGGCTGTAAGGGGTTGGGGCTGGGGGTTGAGGGTCCCCAAAGAGCTGGGGGCCCAGATCCGGAGCTTGCACGGGGCCGGTGGGCCTGCCAGAGCTGCACCTTTGAGAATGAGTCAGCAGCTGTGCTGTGTGCCGTATGTGAGCGACCTCGGCTGGCCCAGCCTCCCAGCTTGGTGGTGGATTCCCACGATGTTGGCATTTGCCTGCAGCCCCTTCAGGTAACCTGTTCCTGCCGTCCTACCTCTTTATTTGTACCTGTTATCTCAGACCATTCACTTCCTCCCCAtcccatttttcttcagctccctGTGTCTTCTCCCAGTTCCCTGTGTTTCCATCTTGAGCCTCAGCCAGCCAGTCAACGGGGTGATTCTCTCAGTCTTCCCAGCAGGGGGAAACTTTGCTGTCCTCTTCCAAGACTCAACTTTGGTCCTGTATCCATTGTACCTTCTGCAACTCGGGCCCTGGCTTGGTGTGTGCTATGTGCAACCGGACCAGCAGTCCcggcccagcccagcccacccCCCAGCCCCATGCCAGCTCTTTGGAAGAGAGACATCCTGAGCCAGGGCCCCCGCGACGCCTCAGTGCCCCCCTACCCAGCTCCTGTGGGGACTCTGAGAAGCAGCGCCAAGACAAGATGCAAGAGGAAGGTCTCCAGCTAGTGATGATGATCCGGGTGAGGATGGGGCCTGGGATGAGGCCGGACTGAGCTGGTGGGAAAAGGAAGAGGCTGCAGTTAATAATAAGAGTCCTTGTAAAACGTGTCCTTGCTGCCAGTAATTGCTGCTTATTAAATGCTCCTTCGTGTCAGATATCGTTCTGTGTACCGGTGACATGATCCATGCATCTGAGCTCAGCCACTGTTGGCATCTTGGTTTGGGCCAGCGTGAAGGTTGCCGTTCCTAATGGACCCTTTGTCTGGGTGGGGCTGTGCTCTAGGAAGGGGAAGCCTCAGGCGCCTGTCCAGAGGAGATCTTCTCGGCTCTGCAGTACTCAGGCACCGAGGTGCCCCTACAGTGGTTGCGCTCAGAGCTGCCCTATGTTCTGGAGATGGTGGCTGAATTGGCTAGACAGCGGGACGAAGGGCTGGGTGCCTTTTCCTGTCAGGAGGCCCGGAAAGCCTGGCTGGATCGTCATGGCAACCTTGATGAAGCTGTGGAAGAGTGTGTGAGGGCCCGACGGAGGAAGGTACTAGCTGTGCCGGAACTGGGACAGGGGTGAGGGTCAAAGGTCTTGGCATGTCTGACATTCTCCTTTGCTTGCTTTTCACTTTTTATGTCGTCTCCCAATTTGTAGGTGAAAGAGCTCCAGTCCTTGGGCTTTGGGCCTAAGGAAGGGTCTCTGCAGGCATTGTTCCAGCATGGGGGTGATGTGGCACGGGCCCTGACTGAGCTACAGCGCCAGCGCCTCGAGCCCTTCCACCAGCGCCTCTGGGACAGTGGTCCCGAGCTCACCCCTTCCTGGGATGGGCCAGATAAGCAGGTGCTaggaggagggaaggagcccAAGAGCCCACTTACAGGGGCAGGGGTTAAGGCTGAGGGGAAGGGCCCCTGGGCTCTGACAGCCACTTCTCTCCTTCTCTACGTGCAATCACATTGCAGAGTCTGATCAGGCGGTTGTTGGCAGTCTATGCACTCCCCAGCTGGGGCCGGGCAGAGCTGGCGCTGTCGCTGCTGCAGGAGACTCCAAGGAACTATGAGTTGGGGGACGTGGTGGAAGCTGTGAGGCACAGCCATGACCGGGCCTTTCTGCGCCGCTTGCTGGCCCAGGAGTGTGCTGTGTGCGGCTGGGCCCTACCCCGTAACCGGGTAACCTTCTCTCTGCTGTACCTGGTCTTAGACTTATTCCATTCCCCTTAGACTCTCAGCCGACACCAGCCCCTTGCCTCTGGCTCTGTCCTCTGGTCTGTAGTTGGTCCATGTACCCTTGAAGTCTTCTGGAAAGGGGTGGACCCTCTCCTTTTCCCCCGCCCCCCTCcgttttttaatattctgtcttagaaattttcaaacataacaAAATTCTTCATACCTCTTCTCTCCAAAGGTATTCATCACCAAGCTTCAACAGTTATCAGTGCATAGCCAATTTTTATGTCATCTACACCCACACCTTGAGAATAATTCTGAAGCAAATCGCAGGCATCAtataatttatttacttataaGTATTTCAGTGTATGTCTCTAAAAGATAAACTCTAAAACATAGCCACAGTACTGTTGTCATACCAAGAAACAATTAACAGTAATCTTTCGATATCATCAGATATTGAATCGGTAGAAACAAATGCAGTCCTATCTAGTTAGGCAGGCtctgttgggttttttttcttttttttaaataattgtagattcacaggAAGTTCCAAAAAGAGTCTCGTTTATTCTTTATCCAGCTTTTCTCAACAGTGACGTATAATTATAGTGCAACATCAAGGCCAAGATGTTGACATTGGTACAGCGTTGTTTAGGTTTCAGATCTTGTTCGGTTTTCACAATTGTTTACGTGcgtttacttgtgtgtgtgttctaTGCAATTTTATCTCATGTATAGATTCATGTGACCACTGCCACAATCAAGAGACAGAGAACAGTTCTATCACCACAGGAGCAATCTCATGCTGCCTCTTTATGTTTGTTACCAACCCCCCGTCCCTGTTCCCTGCAGCCACTTATCTGTATTCCAACTCTATAGTTTTGTCATTTCAAGGATATTGTTCAtaagtttgtttttaattgaatGTGAATGCCTTTAGAGGTGGGACATGCACTCTTCCATCTACCTTAGGTTTCACCGTTATCTGTGTTCCTCCACCTGGACTATGTTCACACATTTAGGTTACCGGCCTGGCACCCGTTGGCATTTGAGGttgctaggagccctgatggcatagtggttaagagcttggctgctaaccaaaaggtcaacagttcaaatccaccagctgctctttcgaaaccctatggggcagttctgctctgacctttagcattgccatgagtcagaaccgattcattGGCACCTAGCAACCTAACAGCAACAGTCCTGCCCAGTTGTTAGTTAGAGCCTGATGCCTCAGTAGACACCTGGCTGCTGCTTCTTCCCCAGCCTGGCAGCAGAAGCATCTGACCCCCTTCTCTCCTCCCATCTTCCCCCTTAGATGCAGGCCCTGACTTCCTGTGAGTGCACCATCTGTCCTGACTGCTTCCGCCAGCACTTCACCATCGCTTTGAAGGAGAAGCACATCACAGACATGGCGTGTCCTGCCTGTGGCCGCCCGGACCTCACCGATGACACACAATTGCTCAGCTACTTCTCTACCCTTGACATCCAGGTACTGCAACCCCTAGGGCTCAGGGTCCCCTGTGCTTTGGACAAgtgccccacccacccaccacccctgcatcctatTCCCAGCTTCGGGAGAGTCTAGAGCCAGACGCCTATGCATTGTTCCACAAGAAGCTGACTGAGGGCGTGCTGATGCGGGACCCCAAGTTCTTGTGGTGTGCTCAGGTAAGTGGcctgcccaggggagctgactGTGGAGAGCCAGGAGATGGTGACAGATCAGGCCTCAGGTGTCTTTATGCTCTTGCACCCACAGTGCTCCTTTGGCTTTATCTATGAGCGGGAACAGCTAGAGGCAACATGTCCCCAGTGTCAGCAGACCTTCTGCGTGCGCTGCAAGCGCCAGGTGAGGGCATATTCCTCATTTCAGAGATTCTTGCTTAGCTACTGCCACGTACTGTGTTAGACTCTGGGGGCATATTGGAGAACAAAACGGACAGAATCTTTTCACTCAAAGGGCTTACAGACTAGTTAgacaggctaaaaaaaaaaaggggggaagagagaacagaaggagagaaaaaaagaagagaaggaggaggaaataaTTATACctagactcaaaggcaatgggtataAGTTCTGTAAGGAAAACAAGTAGGAATCTGAGATAAGGAGTAACAGAATGGACCTGCTTAGGATAGAGAGGTCAGACAACCCTTCTCTAAAATGGTTTCATTTAAGCCCAGGCCTGAAGGTTAAGAAGAAGCCAGCCACGCAAAGAGTATTTGGGACAGAAAGAACAACACACAGAAAGTCCAGAGCCAGAAAATAAGTGTCGTGTGCTAGAGCTTTGCGAGCAAGGGTGAGGGTGGCAGGAGACTGGAAAGGAGGTAGCTATGAGGTCAGGAGAGGCCTTGAGGCCATCGAGGAAGGTGTTTGCTTTCATTCTGAGGCTGAGCAAGGGGTGATGCTGTCTCATTTATCCTTTAAAAGGCCGACTTCAGTACCAAAGCAATTCATTTACGTTATGAAATAATATTAAAACGAGCACCTGAGACCCTACTGCTAAACCTCAAAACTGGGATATTACCAGTATCACTGGGTCTACTGATTTCATTTTTAAAGGCCATTTGGCTGCGGTGGGAGCATGGACTGTAGAGGAGCAGCAGCAGAAACCAGGAGACTGGTAGTCTAGGCAGGACCTAATCATGGCCTGGGGTAAGATGGTAGCAGCAGGGATAAAGAAAAGGGGGCAGGATTGAGATAGGTGTGGGTGGTAGAACAACCAGACTTGTTCATCAATATGGGATGTTTGAAGGAATGAAAGAATCCAGGATGGGTCCTTAGTTTTGGATTTCAGCAAACAGTGGATGGTGGTGACAAACCAAGTTGGGTAGCGCTGGATGTGAATAGAGGGGCCAGCAAAAAGGACTGGGGCCTGGGTTTGAGCCTCCATGTGAAACCTGCTTTCCTTCTGGCAGTGGGAAGAGCAGCACCGAGGCCGGAGCTGTGAGGATTTCCAGAACTGGAAACGCACCAATGACCCAGAATACCAGGCGCAGGGCCTGGCCATGtatcttcaggaaaatggaattgGTAAGGTTGCCCCGCTTGGCCTATTTGCGCAGTAGTCTATCATCGTCCACAGCTCTCTCCTTGAGGGCCTAGAGGAGCGACGGCAGTGCCCGCTCTGACCCCCCATCCCTTGCAGACTGCCCCAAGTGCAAGTTCTCGTACGCACTGGCCCGAGGAGGCTGCATGCACTTTCACTGCACCCAGTGCCGCCACCAGTTCTGCAGCGGCTGCTACAATGCCTTTTACGCCAAGAATGTGAGCCCAGAGGGGACGGAAGGGATAGAAGGGTAGGGGGCTGACATTGGGTTTGAGGGGCAGAGGCTATTGAGGACGGGCTCAGGGGAAGAGAAGGGGAGGTCAATAGGGTGTAAAGCACCTCTCTTTACCCTTCCCCTGCTTGGTCCAGACCTTCCAACGTCTCCATCTTCTCCGACCCCTACAACTCAGGCAGGGCTCCGGAGACGTCAGGACCCCAATAGTCTCCAACTCTCCTCTCTCCCATCTGGGTTTCCTCTAGAAATGTCCAGACCCTAACTGCCGTGTAAAAAAGTCCCTGCATGGCCACCATCCTCGTGACTGCCTTTTCTACCTGCGGGACTGGACTCCTCTCCGGCTCCAGAAGCTGCTACAGGTCAGGGATGGCCAGCCTGGCTGGCTTTGCAGATTACCCTGGAGAAGGAGGCAGGGTCCAGGGTGGGCTAGAAGGGAAAAGGCTAGGAAACCCAGCAGGAGCTGCCATCAGGGATATAATGCCCGTCTGTCTCTCTGTTCTTTCTCAGGACAATACCATCATGTTTAATACAGAGCCTCCCGCTGGGGCCAGGGCAGTTCCTGGAGGTAAGCCTTTGTTAAGGGGAGCTGGTGTGCTGGGCCCCTACAGTGTGGCTGGAGTAAAGGGGGGGCTTAGATCTGGGAGCAGACCTGGGCTCAAAGCCTGTCTTTTGCTTACTTCTTTTGTGCCTTTGGGCAAGTTAATTAatgtcctctgtaaaatggggtaatatCCACCTTTCATCTAAGCTATTTCATACAACATTAAAGTACCTGGTATCCATGAGGTCCTCAGTACTAATCCTTTCTTTCATTCCCAAATGATAATGATTCATTAATTAACTCAGTTAGCATTTAATGAATTCTGCTAGTTGCAGGGTGCTATTTTAAGTTCTGTGAGGGCTATAGGAAGATGTTATATATGGTTCTAACCTACCCTGCCCCCTTACCATCTAGATAGAGGTAAGGCCCTTACAGAATAAGTTAACTACACAAGAgctaaataacaacaaaaagagctgTTTCAAGGGAGTATGTGATTATGGGTCAAAACCCAGCTTGAATAAGAGCAGAGACAATGGGGTCCCTACTTCTGTATCAGAGTTGGTCTGCAGCTGATGACATCTCTAagcatcccaccaccaccactgttaGGGGTGGGGTTCTTGTCCTCATTCCCACCCCGCTGGAGGCCACCTCCCCATGCCTCCATGGACATCCCATTTCTGGGGCTTTTGGGGTTATTAACTTCCTCCCAACAAGAGGTCCCTTCTTTTCCTTACCCTTAGGTGGCTGCCGCGTGATGGAGCAGAAGGAGGTTCCCAATGGGTTCAAGGACGAAGCTTGTGGCAAGGAGACCCCAGCCGGCTATGCCGGCCTCTGCCAGTGAGTGCCAGGCAGGGCATGCAGCATGGTGTTGGGGAGGGGGGCTGGGAGTGGTGAGGGTATGTACGGCAGTAAAGGGGGTCAGTGGGAGCAGTAGGTCCTGAAGGGAGTGGGAGGAAGGGGTCTCTGGGCAAGGGCTTAGGTAGTAGCAGGCAGTGTGCACAGGTGTGCAGTAGGCAAGGGTTACCTTTGTATTCACCTGAGTATGCCAGTGCCCAGTAAAGTGCCAGGCATGCTTAGGAAATATTGGcccaatgaaagaaaaaatactttgCCCCCTCATCGCCCCAGGGCACACTACAAAGAGTATCTTGTGAGCCTCATCAATGCCCACTCACTGGACCCAGCCACCCTGTATGAGGTGGAGGAGCTGGAGACGGCCACTGAACGCTACCTGCATGTGCGCCCCCAGCCTTTGCCTGGAGAGGATGCTCCTGCCTACCACGCTCGCCTGTTACAGGTAGAGTCTCCACCCAGCCTCACCTTTGAGCCCACCCTCTAGCCGATGTCTGAGCGCAGGCTGCCAGGGTTCCCATTTTCTCTCTCCTGCAGAAGCTGACAGAAGAAGTGCCCTTGGGACAGAGTATCCCCCGCAGGAGGAAGTAGCTGAGGACAGCGGCCCTGCAGAGGGCCCCATGGCCCAAATCCCTCAGGAACATCTccagcaccaataaagaggcatcTCCTTGCCCAGGCTTCTTGGTGGTCCTTCTTCCTGGCCCCACCATCTAGGGGCACCAGGGAAAGGGGGGGTGAACAGAGCTTTTCTGGAAATTCTCCTGCATCCGCCCACCAGACCCTCCCTGGACTCAAGGCCAGGAAGGAATTGGCACTATGGATGGGCATGGGAGGCCTTCCGCATCCATCATCTGTCCTAGGCCCCCTCCCTTCCTGCCATGGTCTTCTTTTCATCAAATTCATTCGCCTGATCTTTGAGCTCACCTAACACCAAGGGGGCACTGTAGGGGAACACAGATGCACAGACTACACAGCAACCCAGAGGCCCCAGGCCAGCAGAGGAGGTCAGGGCCCAGAGCAGTGAGTGCCTGAGGGAGGAAGGGGAATGAGCCAGGCAGGACTGCACCTACTTCTGACCCCCTAGCGTCCAGAGAAGGGGATCCTTCTGCTGCCCACAGTGAGAGTCTCAGATGCTGCTGCCCTCTAGTGGGAGCTAGTTGCCTTGCAACTCGGAGATCACGTGATTTCTGGGAAAAGGACTTCACTGGAGGAGAACTGAAACTTAGGGTGGGGACTGTGTACTGTGAAAGGGGCGGGGAAATCGCGAAGCTGAAGCTGCCGGAGCCGGGAGCTGAGCTGAGGGCAGCTGAGCCCTGGGACAACGTGCACAGCCAGCTCAGGTAAGATATGCCAGGGATGGCCTTCGGCCTTGGGTTTGGGGCTGGAAGCCAGgagaggtggggggtgggggtaccAGGCCCCGTCTCCTAGGCTGGGGAATAGGCAGAAGGCCTGGCCTGTGAGCCAAGAAGCAGTAGGCTTGAGTTGAGACAAGAGATTGACCAGGGACCAGTTTCCCAGGCCCTGTTGGCAAAAGACAGGAGGACCCGACTACAGGGTTGTTTGGGAAGAAAGATTCTTTGCTCCAAGTCTCTGTTCaccatgttttgtttttcttgcctgTCTTCCGGCCCTGCCCATATCCGCTGCAGCTCCACCCCTGCCTCAAGCTCCTTGCCCTACTTACCCCTAGGGCAATCAGAGAAGGAGGGGTCAGAGGTTGTGGGGAGCTGTGGGTGAAGAATGTTGACAGGGTGTCTCAGAAGCAGACACTGCTTCTGCAAATGTTTGGGCATCTAGACAGTGTCTCTCCAGGGTCACAACACTAAGGGACTTCTCTCCCAGATAAAGTCCCAAAAAGTCTTAAAATTTAAACCAACGCTTAAAATTTGCCTCCTGATGTTGCTGCTTGGGATATTAAAAGGAGTGTATATTTTGTAATTGCTAGTGGTGGCAGAAAAGAAACAATTCTGCCTTAGAGAATTTTGAGATGTGTCCGGAGCTGAAAGAAGAGGGATGGATGGTGGTGAGGTCTCTGGGAACCCTTGGCAGAATCCAGCCCCAGTGGCCAGTACCTCCACACATGATCCCTCCCAAAGGGTCTGTTCTGCTGATGCTTCATGCCCTTGTTCTCTAGGATGGCATCAGGCAAGGCACGCTGCACCCGAAAGCTCCGGAACTGGGTGGTGGAGCAGGTGGAGAGCGGCAAGTTCCCTGGGGTATGCTGGGATGATGAAGCTAAAACCATGTTCCGGATTCCCTGGAAGCATGCAGGCAAGCAAGACTTCCGGGAGGACCAGGATGCTGCCTTCTTCAAGGTGAAAGGGCCTGGAAACCGCCCCTTCTGAGTGAGGGCTGAAGTATACACTGGCTGCTCTTATCCTTAAGGGCTTATGTCTACCCAGGTTTCAGATAAAGGGGAGACTGGAGGGTAGAACCGGCTACATAGTTTGCCCAAGGCACAATGAAAATGTGGAGTTTTTCTTGAAAAATTACCGACAATTTTAAGATGGCGATAGCAGAGGAATAGGTGTGCACGGGCCCTTCTGAGTGCGAGCACAGGTTGCACAGTCATGAAGCCAGCCCTGTTGGAGAGTCAGCTGGGATCTGTAACAAGCTGCCTCTTCTTTACTTCCCTCTCTTTCCTAGGCCTGGGCGATATTCAAGGGAAAGTACAAGGAGGGAAACTCAGAAGGCCCTGCCACCTGGAAGACTCGCCTGCGCTGTGCCCTCAACAAGAGTTCTGAATTTCAGGAGGTCCCTGAGAGGGGCCGTATGGATGGGGCTGAGCCCTACAAGGTGTATCGGTTGCTGCCACCAGGAACCCTCCTTGGTGAGCCCTTTGCCCAGCCATTCCAGGAATCATCAGACTGGGGAGGAAGATGGCGGCCCGAGCCTCCTGGGAGGGTGCTGGGTGGGCCTCCCTCCACGCCTCTCATTCAGTCTGCCTTAGGGAGCTGCTCCCTGGCGTCCCTTTCCCAGTCCTGCACACTCCTCCCCTGCCtcatattctcttctattctctgtCCCTGTGTAAGGCCCTGACCCGTCTCTCCCGTCCCAACAATGTTCCACAGCGGAGCCAGGCACCCAAAAATCCCCATCAAAGCGACACCACAGTTCCGAGTCCTCGGACAGGGAGGAGGATGAGAGTCCCGCGAAGAGCCACGTACTCAGCCCCTTCTTGCTTCAGGACCCCTTCAATAATGTGAGCTGGAGGGAACCAGGGGAGTCCGAGGGCAGGACAATTACTAGAGGAAGAGGCAGGCCAACGATAGACATTGTTCACAGGAGAGGGGAACCAGTGGGGGAGCAGACCATTCAGACACTGGGAGCAGCGGCAGCAGTAGCAGCGGCAGCAGCGgcagcaacagcaacagcaacagcccTAAGCCTCAGGAAGGTACGCCTCCCTTGCCTCTTGTGTCATTCCCCGTGCCCGACAATGCCACAACCTCTGGCCCTTGGACCCACTCTGAATGACCAGTGCCTTTGCCTCCCTTCTAGGCACAGACACAACTGAGGCCCCCTTTGAAGGGGATCAGGCATCTGTGGAATTCGTGCTCCCTCCAGACTTAGGTACTTGGAGTTTGTGGCTCACCCCTGCTACCTGCCCCCTTCGGGTTTTCTGCCACTGGTTATGCCTGCATTTTCTAATCTGTCAGGGCTTGCAGCCAACTGGACTCACCTTACCATAGACAGGGGTGCTGTTTTCTAGGCGGTGAGCGTTCCAGGAGCTGTTTGGCCAGACTCCAAACCGCTTGCCCTCCAAAATACCACGCTACACACCCTGTTCCCTGGAGTTCCACTTTGAGACATTCCATTCTTTGGGTCAAACAGAGGCCCAATCTGCTGGGCTCTTCTTACCCAACCCTGGACAGTGCACTCCCAAGGCCTTCGTGTGAATTGGTTTATTAGTTGTCACCTAACGAAGAGGAAAGCCTGACAGAAGCCCCCTGGCTGACGAGGGGGCGGTGGGGAGTAAAGATGAGGAAAGGAGGGCACCTTTTCTAATCTCAGCAGGCGCAGGTGcggccccagcccccagcccactGTGTCCTCCCTGGATTTTGCTTGGCGTCCCTCTCTGGGAACATTGGATTTGCAAGGAGCTCCATGTCATTTCCGCCAAAGGCTCCTGCTGACCAGCTGAACCCCTGGGGAACAGGGAGAGGCACTGCTGCTAGCTGGTGAGCTCCCCCAGTGCCAGATATAGCTGGGCTGTTCTCTGTCC
The window above is part of the Loxodonta africana isolate mLoxAfr1 chromosome 10, mLoxAfr1.hap2, whole genome shotgun sequence genome. Proteins encoded here:
- the RNF31 gene encoding E3 ubiquitin-protein ligase RNF31 isoform X1, whose translation is MPGEEEERAFLEAREELASALRRDSGQTFSLEQLRPLLTTSLPPAARYLQLDAARLVRCNAHGEPRHYLSRLSTALNILEKYGRNLLNPQRPRYWRGVKFNNPVFRSTVDAVQGGRDVLRLYGYTEEHRDGLSFPEGQEEPDEHQVAAVTLEVLLLRTELSLLMENTHPQQQALEQLLKDKVEDNMLQLSEFTPLLREIAPGPLTTPSAPGSSPGPCFLCGSAPGTLYCPACKQILCSACDSLFHGHPSRAHHFRQTLPGTLHATTLIPSLSAQALPRPQSTSLLALGDSALLSPDPASARLPWHCAACTMQNKPWAVLCLACDRPRGCKGLGLGVEGPQRAGGPDPELARGRWACQSCTFENESAAVLCAVCERPRLAQPPSLVVDSHDVGICLQPLQSSQQGETLLSSSKTQLWSCIHCTFCNSGPGLVCAMCNRTSSPGPAQPTPQPHASSLEERHPEPGPPRRLSAPLPSSCGDSEKQRQDKMQEEGLQLVMMIREGEASGACPEEIFSALQYSGTEVPLQWLRSELPYVLEMVAELARQRDEGLGAFSCQEARKAWLDRHGNLDEAVEECVRARRRKVKELQSLGFGPKEGSLQALFQHGGDVARALTELQRQRLEPFHQRLWDSGPELTPSWDGPDKQSLIRRLLAVYALPSWGRAELALSLLQETPRNYELGDVVEAVRHSHDRAFLRRLLAQECAVCGWALPRNRMQALTSCECTICPDCFRQHFTIALKEKHITDMACPACGRPDLTDDTQLLSYFSTLDIQLRESLEPDAYALFHKKLTEGVLMRDPKFLWCAQCSFGFIYEREQLEATCPQCQQTFCVRCKRQWEEQHRGRSCEDFQNWKRTNDPEYQAQGLAMYLQENGIDCPKCKFSYALARGGCMHFHCTQCRHQFCSGCYNAFYAKNKCPDPNCRVKKSLHGHHPRDCLFYLRDWTPLRLQKLLQDNTIMFNTEPPAGARAVPGGGCRVMEQKEVPNGFKDEACGKETPAGYAGLCQAHYKEYLVSLINAHSLDPATLYEVEELETATERYLHVRPQPLPGEDAPAYHARLLQKLTEEVPLGQSIPRRRK
- the RNF31 gene encoding E3 ubiquitin-protein ligase RNF31 isoform X2; translated protein: MPGEEEERAFLEAREELASALRRDSGQTFSLEQLRPLLTTSLPPAARYLQLDAARLVRCNAHGEPRHYLSRLSTALNILEKYGRNLLNPQRPRYWRGVKFNNPVFRSTVDAVQGGRDVLRLYGYTEEHRDGLSFPEGQEEPDEHQVAAVTLEVLLLRTELSLLMENTHPQQQALEQLLKDKVEDNMLQLSEFTPLLREIAPGPLTTPSAPGSSPGPCFLCGSAPGTLYCPACKQILCSACDSLFHGHPSRAHHFRQTLPGTLHATTLIPSLSAQALPRPQSTSLLALGDSALLSPDPASARLPWHCAACTMQNKPWAVLCLACDRPRGCKGLGLGVEGPQRAGGPDPELARGRWACQSCTFENESAAVLCAVCERPRLAQPPSLVVDSHDVGICLQPLQSSQQGETLLSSSKTQLWSCIHCTFCNSGPGLVCAMCNRTSSPGPAQPTPQPHASSLEERHPEPGPPRRLSAPLPSSCGDSEKQRQDKMQEEGLQLVMMIREGEASGACPEEIFSALQYSGTEVPLQWLRSELPYVLEMVAELARQRDEGLGAFSCQEARKAWLDRHGNLDEAVEECVRARRRKMQALTSCECTICPDCFRQHFTIALKEKHITDMACPACGRPDLTDDTQLLSYFSTLDIQLRESLEPDAYALFHKKLTEGVLMRDPKFLWCAQCSFGFIYEREQLEATCPQCQQTFCVRCKRQWEEQHRGRSCEDFQNWKRTNDPEYQAQGLAMYLQENGIDCPKCKFSYALARGGCMHFHCTQCRHQFCSGCYNAFYAKNKCPDPNCRVKKSLHGHHPRDCLFYLRDWTPLRLQKLLQDNTIMFNTEPPAGARAVPGGGCRVMEQKEVPNGFKDEACGKETPAGYAGLCQAHYKEYLVSLINAHSLDPATLYEVEELETATERYLHVRPQPLPGEDAPAYHARLLQKLTEEVPLGQSIPRRRK